From a region of the Impatiens glandulifera chromosome 4, dImpGla2.1, whole genome shotgun sequence genome:
- the LOC124935120 gene encoding rab GTPase-activating protein 22-like: MIPYFNSNDHFENLHEEEQISSDSDSSDDQEVNEIHPSPTNTEVRSELYTPEDFATWQRIIRLDAVRANEEWTDYSPVQATISNERAHRAAKAVGLKDYDQLEPFRIFHAARLTAILEAYAIYDPEIGYCQGMCDLLSPIIAVIIEDHDAFWCFFGFMKKARHIFRLDELGIMRQLVFISRIIQLNDSHLYRHLEKPEAEDCFFVYRMVVVLFRRELSFDQTICLWEAMWANQAAIRAGIGKSSWNKMLESLV; the protein is encoded by the coding sequence ATGATCCCATATTTTAACTCCAATgatcattttgaaaatttacatgaagaagagcaaatCTCATCGGATTCTGACTCATCTGACGATCAAGAAGTTAACGAGATTCATCCATCTCCTACCAATACAGAGGTCAGGTCAGAACTATACACCCCCGAAGATTTTGCCACGTGGCAGCGAATCATTCGCTTAGATGCAGTTCGCGCGAATGAAGAGTGGACAGACTATTCCCCTGTCCAGGCAACTATATCTAACGAAAGGGCACATCGTGCTGCCAAGGCTGTCGGGTTAAAGGACTATGATCAACTCGAACCATTCAGAATCTTTCACGCGGCTCGTCTAACCGCCATTCTGGAGGCCTATGCAATTTACGACCCCGAGATCGGTTACTGCCAAGGCATGTGCGATCTTCTTTCTCCAATAATAGCTGTAATAATAGAGGATCACGATGCGTTTTGGTGCTTCTTCGGTTTCATGAAGAAGGCTCGACATATTTTCAGGCTGGATGAGTTAGGCATCATGAGGCAATTGGTTTTTATTTCGAGAATAATCCAACTTAATGATTCTCATCTTTACCGACACTTGGAGAAACCGGAGGCGGAGGATTGTTTCTTCGTTTATCGTATGGTGGTGGTACTGTTCAGAAGGGAGCTTAGTTTCGACCAGACAATATGTCTTTGGGAGGCAATGTGGGCTAATCAGGCAGCAATAAGAGCTGGAATTGGGAAATCTAGTTGGAACAAGATGTTAGAATCTTTAGTCtag